The DNA region acctctactaccactccaacaaccacaactaccactcctaccaccactactaccaccccaaccaccactacaaccactacaaccacctcgacaaccactccaaccacctcgacgaccactccaaccaccactaccaccactactaccaccccaaccaccagtacaaccactccaaccacctcgacaaccactccaaccacaactactaccactccaacaaccacaactaccactccaaccacttctactaccactccaacaactacaaccactccaaccaccactacaaccactccaaccaccactactaccactccaacaaccacaactactaccactcctaccaccactactaccaccccaaccaccactacaaccacctcgacaaccactccaaccacctcgacgaccactccaaccaccactacaaccaccccaaccaccagtacaaccactacaaccacctcgacaaccactccaaccactccaaccaccactactaccaccactacaaccactccaaccaccactactaccaccccaaccacaacaaccaccactccaaccaccactactaccactccaaccaccactactaccaccccaaccaccactacaaccactccaaccaccactactaccaccacaaccaccactacaaccactccaaccaccactactacaaccccaaccaccactacaaccaccccaaccaccactactaccaccacaaccaccaccccaaccaccactacaaccactccaaccaccactactacaaccccagtaaccaccactacaaccaccccaaccaccactacaaccactccaaccaccactactaccaccccaaccaccactactaccaccccaaccaccactacaaccactccaaccaccactactaccactccaaccaccactacaaccactccaaccaccactactaccaccacaaccaccactacaaccacccccaccactaccacaaccaccactactacaaccccaacaaccactaccaccaccccaaccaccactacaaccacaaccaccccaaccaccactacaaccactccaaccaccactactaccaccccaaccaccactacaaccactccaaccaccactactaccactccaaccaccactacaaccaccccaaccaccactacaaccccaacaaccaccactactaccaccacaaccactactactaccactccaaccaccactactacaaccccaaccaccactacaactactccaacaaccactactaccaccactaccaccaccccaaccaccactacaactactccaaccaccactactacaaccccaacaaccactaccaccaccccaaccaccactacaaccaccccaaccaccactacaaccactccaaccaccactacaaccactccaaccaccactacaaccaccccaaccaccactacaaccaccccaaccaccactacaaccaccccaaccaccactacaaccactccaaccaccactacaaccactccaaccaccactactaccaccccaaccaccactactaccaccacaaccaccaccacaaccactacaaccactccaaccaccactactaccaccactacaaccaccccaaccaccactacaaccaccccaaccaccactacaaccactccaaccaccactacaaccactccaaccaccactacaaccactccaaccaccactactaccaccccaaccaccactactaccaccccaaccaccactactaccaccccaaccaccactacaaccactccaaccaccactacaaccactccaaccaccactactaccaccactacaaccaccccaaccaccactacaaccactccaaccaccactacaaccaccccaaccaccactacaaccactcca from Engraulis encrasicolus isolate BLACKSEA-1 chromosome 5, IST_EnEncr_1.0, whole genome shotgun sequence includes:
- the LOC134448413 gene encoding uncharacterized protein LOC134448413; translation: TTTTTTPTTTTTTPTTTTTTTTTTTTTPTTTTTTPTTTTTTTTTTTTTTSTTTPTTSTTTPTTTTTTPTTSTTTTTTSTTTPTTPTTTTTTTTTTPTTTTTTPTTTTTTPTTTTTTPTTTTTTPTTTTTTPTTTTTTTTTTTTTPTTTTTTPTTTTTTPTTTTTTTTTTPTTTTTTPTTTTTTPVTTTTTTPTTTTTT